A segment of the Luteolibacter arcticus genome:
GGTCGTTTCATCCAGATCGCCGGCGAGCACGAGGACCACTACGACCCCGACTTCTGCATCTACAACGACGTCATTGTCCACGATGGGAAAGGCGGCTTTGAGATTCTCGGCTACCCGGAGGAAATCTTCTCGCCCACCGATTTTCACTCCGCGACACTGGTCGGCGAGTGGATCTACCTTATCGGCAATCTCGGGTATCCTCACACCCGCGAGGCTTTCGGGCGTGAAACGCCGGTCTTTCGCTTCCACATCGCCACCGGGAAGATAGAGCGCATCGCCACGAGTGGCACTTCACCCGGTTGGATTCACTCGCACGAGGCGAAGCTGGATAATGGCTGCATCCGCGTCTTCCAAGGGAAAGTCCTGGCCCTTGACGAAGACGGCGAATCAAAGTTTTCCGGCCTGCTGGGGTCCTACTCGATGGATCTGGCCACGGGAGTCTGGACCAAGCGCTGAGGCCGGGCGCAGGTGAGTTCCCATTCCCGCGGCTTTTCTTGGCACTTCCCGCCGCGCCGGGGTTTTCCTTTTCAAGGTAAGCCGCTTCCGCCAATTTCCGCGCCCCGCCATGTCCGACCGCCGCAAACCGTTCCCCTTCGACCAGTTCGAGCCTGCCTGGCAGGCCCGCTGGGACGCGGAGAAAACCTTCCGCACGCCGAATCCGGGCGATGCGGATTTCGACGCCTCGAAGCCGAAGTTCTACGTGCTAGACATGTTCCCGTATCCCTCCGGCAGCGGCCTTCATGTGGGGCATCCCGAGGGCTACACGGCCACCGACATCATCGGCCGCGCGCGGCGCCGGCAGGGTTTCAACGTCCTTCACCCGATGGGTTGGGACTCGTTCGGCCTGCCTGCCGAGCAGTATGCGATCAAAACCGGCCAGCATCCGGCGATCACCACCGTCGCGAACATCGCGACCTTCAAGCGCCAGTTGAAGTCGCTCGGCTTCGGCTACGACTGGGACCGCGAGATCGCCACCACCGACCCGGAATACGTCCGCTGGACCCAGTGGATCTTCCTGCAACTGTACTCATCGTACTTCGATGAGGAAGCCGGCAAGGCCAAGCCCGTGTCCGAGCTCGAAGCGAAAGGCTGGACCCGCGAGCAGATCGATAACGTCCGGCTGGCCTTCGTCCACGAAGCCCCGGTGAACTGGTCGCCCGACCTCGGCACCGTGCTGGCCAACGAGGAAGTCGAGGAGTGGCGCGGCAAGGGCCACATCGTCGAACGCCGCCCGCTGCGCCAGTGGATGCTGCGCATCACGAAGTATGCCCAGCGTTTGATCGATGAGCTGGACCCGCTCGACTGGCCCGAGGGCATCAAGCTGTTGCAGAAAAACTGGATCGGCCGCAGCGAAGGCGCGGAGGTCGATTTCCAGCTCGATGGACACACAGTCACCGTCTTCACGACTCGTCCCGACACCTTGTTCGGCGCCACCTACATGGTGCTCGCGCCGGAGCATCCCTATGTCACGGAGATCACCACTGCGGAGCAGAAGGAAGCCGTCGAAGCCTATGTGAAAGCCTGCGCATCCAAGTCCGACTTGGAGCGCGGCGACATGAACAAGGACAAGTCCGGCGTCTTCACTGGTGCCTACGCGACCAATCCCGTGAACGGCGAGCAAAACCCGGTGTGGATCGCTGACTACGTGATGATGGGCTACGGCACCGGCGCGATCATGGCCGTGCCAGCGCATGACGAGCGGGACTTCGAGTTCGCGAAGAAGTTCGAGCTGCCGATCATTCAAGTCGTACAGCCCAACGGCGATGCCGACTGGCAGGGATACACGGATCCCGGCACTTCCGTGAACTCCGGCTTCATCGATGGCCTGCCAACAGCTGAAGCGAAGGCCAAGATCATCGCTTGGTTAGAAGAGCGCGGCAAAGGCAAGCGTCGCGTGCAATTCAAGCTGCGCGACTGGCTGTTCTCCCGGCAGCGCTACTGGGGCGAGCCTTTCCCGCTGACGTGGAAGGACGGCAACCATTACGCCGTGCCGGATGCTGAGCTGCCCTTGCTCGCGCCACCGCTGGACGACTACAAGCCCTCAGGCACGCCCGAGCCGCTGCTGAGCAAGGCCCGCGACTGGGTCGAGCTGCCCGACGGCTCCATCCGCGAAACGAACACCATGCCGCAGTGGGCCGGCTCATGCTGGTACTACCTGCGCTACTGCGATCCTCGTAGAAGCGACCGCTTCATTTCCAAGGAAGCAGAGAGCTATTGGAGCGGAGGTGATAAGCCGGGCATGGTCGATCTTTATGTCGGAGGTACGGAGCACGCCGTACTTCACCTGCTGTACGCGCGTTTCTGGCACAAGGTCCTGCACGATCTCGGCCACGTCTCGACCAACGAGCCGTTTCAGAGGCTGGTGAACCAAGGACTGATCTTGGGAGAGGACGGTCGCAAGATGTCGAAGTCTTTCGGCAACGTCGTGAATCCGGACGACGTCGTGAAGGAATATGGTGCCGATGCGCTGCGCCTCTACGAGATGTTCATGGGCCCGCTGGAACAGGTGAAGCCATGGCAGATGAAAGGCGTCGAAGGCGTTTCGCGCTTTCTCGCTCGCGTCTGGCGCGTTGCCTTTGAGGAAAACCAGGCCGGCGAGTGGGTCACGTCTTCGAAGATTCAAGACGTGCCGTGCACCGACAAGGCGCTGCTCAAGGTGGTTCACGAAACCATCAGGAAGGTCACCGATGACATCACCAAGCTGTCCTTCAACACCGCGATCTCGCAGATGATGGTCTGCACCAATGCCTTCACGGCAGCCGAAGTGGTGCCACTGAATGAGTTCCGCCTGTTGCTGCACGTGCTGAACCCTTTCGCACCGCACCTGACCGAGGAAATCCATTCGCGCCTCGGTGGCAGCGGCATGCTCGCCGATGCCGCTTGGCCGGAGCACGATGAAGCCGCGCTGGT
Coding sequences within it:
- the leuS gene encoding leucine--tRNA ligase; amino-acid sequence: MSDRRKPFPFDQFEPAWQARWDAEKTFRTPNPGDADFDASKPKFYVLDMFPYPSGSGLHVGHPEGYTATDIIGRARRRQGFNVLHPMGWDSFGLPAEQYAIKTGQHPAITTVANIATFKRQLKSLGFGYDWDREIATTDPEYVRWTQWIFLQLYSSYFDEEAGKAKPVSELEAKGWTREQIDNVRLAFVHEAPVNWSPDLGTVLANEEVEEWRGKGHIVERRPLRQWMLRITKYAQRLIDELDPLDWPEGIKLLQKNWIGRSEGAEVDFQLDGHTVTVFTTRPDTLFGATYMVLAPEHPYVTEITTAEQKEAVEAYVKACASKSDLERGDMNKDKSGVFTGAYATNPVNGEQNPVWIADYVMMGYGTGAIMAVPAHDERDFEFAKKFELPIIQVVQPNGDADWQGYTDPGTSVNSGFIDGLPTAEAKAKIIAWLEERGKGKRRVQFKLRDWLFSRQRYWGEPFPLTWKDGNHYAVPDAELPLLAPPLDDYKPSGTPEPLLSKARDWVELPDGSIRETNTMPQWAGSCWYYLRYCDPRRSDRFISKEAESYWSGGDKPGMVDLYVGGTEHAVLHLLYARFWHKVLHDLGHVSTNEPFQRLVNQGLILGEDGRKMSKSFGNVVNPDDVVKEYGADALRLYEMFMGPLEQVKPWQMKGVEGVSRFLARVWRVAFEENQAGEWVTSSKIQDVPCTDKALLKVVHETIRKVTDDITKLSFNTAISQMMVCTNAFTAAEVVPLNEFRLLLHVLNPFAPHLTEEIHSRLGGSGMLADAAWPEHDEAALVTDEIELVVQVNGKLRDRITVPKDAPQADVEAAALASPKVKEQTDGKTVRKVIVVPGRLVNIVAS